One window from the genome of Amycolatopsis sp. NBC_01480 encodes:
- the pfkB gene encoding 1-phosphofructokinase encodes MTVTANPSLDRTLEVAGLLRGQVHRISAVHVQPGGKGVNVARALVSNGVPARAIVPTGGVEGRQLIALLTDYDIEVCQVPSAGPVRINVSVVEPDATVTKLNEPGATLSDTEVSDLLDAILGNIADASWVVLAGSLPPGIDPAFYAEVIRRLDGRGIRVAVDTSGPALRAAVAAGPALIKPNREELEEVVGRKLPTVADIGDAARELRDSGVGTVLASLGGDGALLVDGEGVWHAEAPAIVRSSVGAGDATLAGFLAAGAHGFSALRQGVAWGAAAVSLPGSTMPRPADIRPESVRVRARIDGGRLLQAG; translated from the coding sequence GTGACCGTGACCGCGAACCCCAGCCTCGACCGGACCCTGGAGGTGGCCGGGCTGCTGCGAGGGCAGGTGCACCGCATCTCCGCCGTCCACGTCCAGCCCGGTGGCAAAGGGGTCAACGTCGCGCGAGCGCTGGTGTCCAACGGCGTGCCGGCCCGGGCGATCGTCCCGACCGGCGGGGTCGAAGGCCGGCAGCTGATCGCGCTGCTCACCGACTACGACATCGAGGTGTGCCAGGTCCCGTCGGCCGGCCCGGTGCGGATCAACGTGAGCGTGGTCGAGCCCGACGCGACGGTCACCAAGCTCAACGAACCCGGCGCCACCCTCAGCGACACCGAGGTTTCGGACCTGCTCGACGCCATCCTCGGCAACATCGCCGACGCCTCGTGGGTGGTGCTCGCCGGCAGCCTCCCGCCCGGGATCGACCCCGCGTTCTACGCCGAGGTCATCCGGCGCCTGGACGGCCGCGGCATCCGGGTCGCGGTGGACACCAGCGGACCCGCCCTGCGCGCGGCCGTGGCCGCCGGTCCCGCGCTGATCAAGCCGAACCGCGAGGAGCTCGAAGAGGTCGTCGGCCGCAAACTGCCCACGGTCGCCGACATCGGCGACGCGGCACGGGAACTACGCGACTCCGGCGTCGGAACGGTCTTGGCCAGCCTCGGCGGCGACGGCGCCCTCCTGGTCGACGGCGAGGGCGTCTGGCACGCCGAGGCACCCGCGATCGTCCGCAGCTCGGTCGGCGCCGGCGACGCGACGCTGGCCGGTTTCCTCGCGGCCGGGGCCCACGGGTTTTCCGCGCTGCGCCAGGGAGTTGCTTGGGGCGCCGCGGCAGTGTCGTTGCCGGGCAGCACGATGCCCCGGCCCGCCGACATCCGCCCGGAGTCGGTCCGGGTCCGCGCCCGAATCGACGGCGGACGGCTGCTTCAGGCCGGTTGA
- a CDS encoding DeoR/GlpR family DNA-binding transcription regulator, translating into MYAEERQQIILERARAKGRVDVTALADEFTVTTETIRRDLTVLERHGVLRRVHGGAIPVERLGFEPALAAREGVMIAEKERIAKAALAELPDEGTILLDAGSTTARLAEILPADRELTVVTHSVSIALTLTTRPNLTVMLVGGRLRSRTLASVDGWALQALQDTFVEVAFIASNGVSADRGLTTPDSAEAMVKRAAIASARRTVLLADHTKVGNDHFARFANLSDIDTFITDAGIDSAVAAEIGAAGPTVITA; encoded by the coding sequence ATGTACGCGGAGGAACGACAGCAGATCATCCTCGAACGCGCCCGCGCCAAGGGCCGCGTCGACGTGACCGCGCTGGCCGACGAGTTCACCGTCACCACCGAAACGATCCGCCGCGACCTGACCGTGCTCGAACGCCACGGGGTGCTCCGGCGCGTCCACGGCGGCGCGATCCCGGTGGAGCGCCTCGGTTTCGAGCCTGCGCTGGCCGCCCGTGAAGGCGTGATGATCGCCGAGAAGGAGCGCATCGCCAAGGCCGCGCTCGCCGAGTTGCCCGACGAGGGCACCATCCTGCTGGACGCCGGCTCCACCACCGCGCGGCTGGCCGAGATCCTGCCCGCGGACCGCGAGCTGACCGTGGTGACCCACTCCGTCAGCATCGCGCTGACCCTGACCACGCGCCCGAACCTGACCGTGATGCTCGTCGGCGGGCGGCTGCGCAGCCGCACTCTGGCGTCCGTGGACGGATGGGCCTTGCAGGCGCTTCAGGACACCTTCGTCGAGGTCGCTTTCATCGCGTCCAACGGCGTGTCCGCGGACCGCGGCCTGACCACCCCGGACTCCGCCGAGGCCATGGTCAAGCGCGCCGCCATCGCCAGCGCGCGCCGCACCGTCCTGCTGGCAGACCACACCAAGGTCGGCAACGACCACTTCGCCCGCTTCGCCAACCTCAGCGACATCGACACGTTCATCACCGACGCGGGCATCGACTCCGCGGTCGCCGCCGAGATCGGTGCGGCTGGGCCTACTGTCATCACTGCCTGA
- a CDS encoding helix-turn-helix transcriptional regulator produces the protein MLERESELAVLNRVVGDAAAGTGAVVLVSGPRGSGRTALLDALAGMAGDAPGARVRRAVGAEPEHGFPFGIVRQLFGDPGPSGEISLGPLLDELEGDRTTLLLIDDLCWIDAESADLLSRLAQRLDGLRVVIAGAVGDNGHASSQALRRGLAAATCEVRAANLSAAGTAQFITGWLGEPCDEGFASACQAMTTGNPELLTVLMGGFAAAGVRPTAAGADQVLPMAEELLLAPRLARLEDARDSVRELAGAMVVLGVRAEPDLLGTLTGLDPVEVSETLLTLESLSLVVDGKPPRFVCSRIAEAVAGSLSVERHDRLHRAAARALHAAGASAEVAAGHVRAIAGELDRWEADVLRQGAAISLRRGSPEDSVRYLRRALLHVPGAGSERARLLAGLAVAERGVDPASSIRHVCQAMPELDTLGERAAAAVLISPATIRYDPAAARIASGVAAELGDPARAAGPTRETAVRLDARLRHARLENPREVSVTTGLLLEQGRELPLSTGADRELGVVLLRAGTVSAALPAAEVSWLAHRILEREPASATHVHSALTSLVEILVAADSTEDIAGWLDLALTQAMRQQAVAAESLIQAERALVFLATGQPARAQASAACAAELADLDWPETAVASLTAQASVAILTADTALGEQVLAAWQYDRTDPRASAVFRLLRGFLASAAGDLEAALDHFAGCGRQLARAGWRNPALYDWRAGAAILHHRLGREADALALAEEHHALAESWGAPATVGRGLRVRGMVTAGARGVVLLRESVEVLGRSADRLELAKAQLTLGRRLVETGGPDGPKHLWQGQELAKACGAGWLIKEVAPPATAAAPGLAAGGRAALTPAENIVAGMVLRNLTNSEIAEKLGVSRRAVEKHLTNSYRKLGVDGRAGLVASLGSAHDGPAASGN, from the coding sequence GTGCTCGAACGGGAATCCGAACTGGCGGTGCTGAACCGCGTGGTCGGCGACGCCGCGGCGGGCACCGGCGCAGTGGTCCTGGTCAGCGGGCCGCGGGGCTCGGGGCGGACCGCACTGCTGGACGCGCTGGCCGGGATGGCCGGGGACGCGCCGGGAGCCCGGGTGCGGCGGGCCGTGGGCGCCGAGCCGGAGCACGGCTTCCCGTTCGGCATCGTGCGCCAGCTGTTCGGGGATCCGGGTCCGTCCGGGGAGATCTCGCTGGGCCCGCTGCTGGACGAGCTCGAGGGCGACCGCACCACGCTGCTGCTGATCGACGACCTGTGCTGGATCGACGCCGAGTCCGCCGACCTGCTCAGCCGGCTGGCGCAGCGCCTGGACGGGCTGCGGGTGGTCATCGCCGGCGCGGTCGGGGACAACGGGCACGCCTCGAGCCAGGCGCTGCGACGCGGACTGGCGGCCGCGACCTGTGAGGTCCGGGCGGCGAACCTCTCGGCAGCCGGCACCGCGCAGTTCATCACCGGCTGGCTCGGCGAACCCTGCGACGAGGGGTTCGCGTCCGCGTGCCAGGCGATGACCACGGGAAACCCGGAGCTGCTGACCGTGCTGATGGGCGGTTTCGCCGCGGCCGGGGTCCGGCCGACCGCGGCCGGCGCCGATCAGGTGCTGCCGATGGCCGAGGAACTGCTGCTGGCACCGCGCCTGGCCCGGCTCGAAGACGCCAGGGATTCGGTGCGCGAACTGGCCGGCGCGATGGTGGTGCTCGGCGTCCGGGCCGAGCCGGACCTGCTCGGCACGCTCACCGGGCTGGACCCGGTCGAGGTCTCGGAGACCTTGCTGACCCTGGAAAGCCTCAGTCTGGTGGTGGACGGGAAGCCGCCGCGGTTCGTCTGCTCCCGCATCGCCGAAGCCGTTGCCGGCTCGCTGTCCGTCGAGCGGCACGACCGGCTGCACCGCGCGGCGGCCCGCGCCCTGCACGCCGCCGGGGCGTCGGCCGAGGTGGCGGCCGGGCACGTACGCGCGATCGCCGGGGAGCTGGACCGCTGGGAGGCCGACGTCCTGCGCCAGGGCGCGGCGATCAGCCTGCGGCGCGGCAGCCCGGAGGACTCCGTGCGGTACCTGCGCCGCGCGCTGCTGCACGTTCCCGGTGCCGGGTCCGAGCGGGCCCGGCTGCTGGCCGGGCTGGCGGTCGCCGAGCGGGGAGTGGACCCGGCGTCGTCGATTCGCCATGTGTGCCAGGCGATGCCGGAACTGGACACCCTCGGCGAGCGCGCGGCCGCGGCGGTGCTGATCTCGCCGGCCACGATCCGGTACGACCCGGCGGCCGCGCGGATCGCGTCCGGGGTCGCCGCCGAACTCGGCGATCCGGCCCGCGCGGCCGGCCCGACCCGGGAGACCGCGGTGCGGCTGGACGCGCGCCTGCGCCACGCCCGGCTGGAGAACCCGCGCGAGGTCTCCGTCACGACCGGGCTGCTGCTGGAGCAGGGCCGGGAGCTGCCGCTGTCGACGGGCGCGGACCGCGAACTGGGCGTGGTGCTGCTGCGGGCCGGCACGGTTTCGGCGGCGTTGCCCGCGGCCGAAGTGTCCTGGCTGGCACACCGGATCCTGGAGCGCGAACCGGCGTCGGCCACGCATGTCCACTCGGCGCTGACGTCGCTGGTGGAGATCCTGGTCGCGGCGGATTCCACAGAGGACATCGCGGGCTGGCTCGACCTCGCGCTGACCCAGGCCATGCGTCAGCAGGCGGTCGCGGCCGAGTCGCTGATCCAGGCGGAGCGGGCGCTGGTGTTCCTGGCCACCGGGCAGCCCGCCCGGGCCCAGGCGAGCGCGGCCTGCGCGGCGGAGCTGGCCGACCTCGACTGGCCGGAGACCGCCGTGGCGTCGCTGACCGCGCAGGCGTCCGTCGCCATCCTGACCGCGGACACGGCGCTGGGGGAGCAGGTCCTCGCGGCGTGGCAGTACGACCGGACTGACCCGCGCGCCAGTGCCGTTTTCCGGCTGCTGCGGGGTTTCCTGGCTTCCGCGGCCGGCGATCTGGAAGCCGCTCTGGACCACTTCGCCGGCTGTGGCCGCCAGCTCGCGCGGGCAGGCTGGCGCAACCCGGCGCTGTACGACTGGCGCGCCGGCGCGGCGATCCTCCACCACCGCCTGGGCCGCGAAGCCGACGCATTGGCGCTGGCCGAGGAACACCACGCCCTCGCCGAATCCTGGGGCGCCCCGGCGACGGTCGGCCGCGGGCTCCGGGTGCGCGGAATGGTCACCGCCGGCGCCCGTGGGGTGGTCCTGCTCCGCGAGTCGGTCGAGGTCCTGGGCCGATCGGCGGACCGGCTGGAGCTGGCCAAGGCTCAGCTGACGTTGGGTCGTCGGCTGGTCGAGACCGGGGGACCGGACGGGCCGAAACACCTTTGGCAAGGCCAGGAACTGGCCAAAGCCTGTGGGGCAGGCTGGCTGATCAAGGAGGTGGCCCCGCCTGCAACTGCCGCGGCGCCGGGATTGGCGGCCGGGGGCCGGGCGGCGTTGACGCCCGCCGAGAACATCGTGGCCGGGATGGTGCTGCGGAACCTGACGAACTCGGAGATCGCGGAGAAGCTCGGTGTGTCCCGCCGGGCGGTGGAGAAGCACCTGACGAACTCCTACCGCAAGCTCGGTGTGGACGGTCGGGCTGGGCTGGTCGCGTCACTCGGCTCCGCCCACGACGGTCCGGCGGCTTCGGGAAACTGA
- a CDS encoding LuxR C-terminal-related transcriptional regulator translates to MSRHTEAGPGLIGRSGELAVLAASVDGARAGSARLVIVRGPSGIGKTALLDRISDGGTVLRASGDPAPYATVRKLLGLDPEYPLPDDEYLALQALHRLALARIGVAPLVLVLDNADSCDDKSLRWFEFLLRRGADLPLLVVLAECSDGPVPYDRRLAGVAAAGRAKVIEPGPFGHDDVADVIRRQLRRSPAPDFTLACAKASEGNPRFLLRLLAAVREEGVRPDKAGAARVAELGAGLVRVAVRERLVHWSEPLRQVARAAAVLQAFDAELVSSLSGLPIPAVVAAFSLLKGHAIPGAGDDECQLDILSTVLDELGEAERSELRRRAARILNDAGEPAERVAEQLLALDSLDEPWMRGLLARAGRATGNRFALRCLARLVETDPGDVGARVELAQALVEVDPWRAAPLLEEALPQVSEPHARAVVAELLGAISLTVRGVWAPTVVLSEALAALGTGGGGAETADEFEARVRLEALVRLRGTAASAVLREPQARPGDTPAERQALVAQALITTMRGTSATIAADFARRALSGPQPKTGWTASGAATVLFLADEFDEAITGVGKALLGGERRDAPWTDLLALSTRAWILAGAGEITDAAIDIADAAEIVEREPWGPKTTLHLATHALVLSNLGDIDRAEAVLDQAATAAGDGLSPDDHYFLLAKSAMAWHHQDFDSALAHALRCGELLDEAKISNPVYAPWWLHAASLLARLGRSGEAAGLVERGEEMAAAWGTGRAKGLALMAKGTITRGPRALDALTEAAEVLAGTPAKSDHARAEALLGMALLRADDAVAAREHLRRSVDLSVRHGGWASATTARALLVSAGGRMSRVTDRVDLLTGREQKVAGIAARGASNSEIADTLSVTLRTVEVHLTSVYRKLGVVNRADLAPLFGAATASAEG, encoded by the coding sequence ATGTCGCGTCACACGGAAGCCGGTCCGGGCCTGATCGGGCGCTCGGGAGAACTGGCCGTGCTGGCCGCCTCGGTCGATGGCGCGCGGGCGGGGTCCGCCCGGCTGGTCATCGTGCGCGGGCCTTCGGGGATCGGGAAAACCGCCCTGCTGGATCGAATCAGCGACGGCGGCACGGTCCTGCGGGCCTCCGGGGACCCGGCCCCGTACGCGACGGTCCGGAAGCTGCTGGGGCTCGATCCCGAGTATCCGCTTCCCGACGACGAATACCTCGCGCTGCAAGCGCTTCACCGTCTCGCGCTTGCCCGCATCGGCGTGGCGCCACTCGTGCTGGTGCTCGACAACGCCGATTCCTGCGACGACAAGTCGTTGCGCTGGTTCGAGTTCCTCCTGCGCCGGGGCGCGGACCTGCCGCTGCTGGTGGTGCTGGCCGAGTGCTCGGACGGCCCGGTCCCGTACGACCGCCGGCTGGCCGGGGTGGCCGCCGCGGGCCGCGCGAAGGTGATCGAGCCGGGACCGTTCGGCCACGATGACGTCGCCGACGTCATCCGGCGGCAGCTGCGCCGCTCGCCGGCCCCGGACTTCACCCTGGCCTGCGCCAAGGCATCCGAAGGCAACCCGCGGTTTCTCCTCCGTTTGCTCGCCGCGGTCCGGGAAGAAGGCGTGCGGCCGGACAAGGCGGGCGCGGCCCGCGTCGCCGAACTCGGCGCCGGCCTGGTGCGGGTGGCGGTGCGGGAGCGGCTGGTGCATTGGTCCGAACCGCTGCGACAGGTCGCCCGGGCCGCCGCCGTGTTGCAGGCTTTCGACGCCGAGCTGGTGTCGAGCCTTTCGGGCCTGCCGATCCCGGCGGTCGTCGCGGCTTTCTCCCTCCTCAAGGGACACGCCATTCCCGGCGCGGGTGACGACGAGTGCCAGCTCGACATCCTTTCGACAGTGCTCGACGAACTCGGTGAGGCCGAACGCAGCGAGCTGAGGCGGCGGGCCGCACGCATCCTCAACGACGCGGGGGAGCCGGCCGAGCGCGTCGCCGAGCAGCTGCTCGCGCTGGATTCGCTCGACGAGCCGTGGATGCGCGGCCTGCTGGCCAGGGCCGGCCGCGCCACGGGGAATCGCTTCGCGCTGCGTTGCCTGGCCCGGCTGGTCGAGACCGACCCCGGGGACGTGGGCGCGCGCGTCGAGCTCGCGCAGGCGCTGGTCGAAGTGGACCCGTGGCGGGCGGCGCCGTTGCTGGAGGAAGCCCTTCCCCAGGTGAGCGAGCCCCACGCACGGGCGGTGGTCGCCGAGCTGCTCGGCGCGATTTCCCTGACGGTGCGCGGGGTTTGGGCGCCGACGGTCGTGCTGTCGGAGGCGCTGGCCGCGCTCGGCACCGGCGGTGGCGGAGCCGAGACGGCGGACGAGTTCGAAGCGCGGGTCCGGCTGGAAGCCCTGGTGCGGCTGCGGGGGACCGCCGCGTCCGCCGTGCTCCGGGAACCGCAGGCGCGGCCCGGTGACACCCCTGCCGAACGTCAGGCCTTGGTGGCGCAGGCCCTGATCACCACCATGCGCGGCACTTCCGCGACCATCGCGGCCGACTTCGCGCGTCGCGCGCTGAGCGGCCCGCAGCCGAAAACCGGCTGGACGGCCTCGGGCGCGGCGACGGTGCTGTTCCTCGCCGACGAATTCGACGAGGCGATCACCGGGGTGGGCAAGGCACTGCTCGGCGGCGAGCGGCGCGACGCCCCGTGGACCGACCTGCTGGCGCTGAGCACGAGGGCGTGGATCCTGGCCGGCGCGGGGGAGATCACCGACGCCGCGATCGACATCGCCGACGCCGCCGAGATCGTCGAGCGGGAGCCGTGGGGCCCGAAGACGACGCTGCACCTGGCGACGCACGCGCTGGTGCTGTCCAATCTGGGCGACATAGACCGGGCCGAGGCGGTGCTCGACCAGGCAGCGACGGCGGCCGGCGACGGGCTTTCCCCGGACGATCACTACTTCCTGCTGGCGAAGTCGGCGATGGCCTGGCACCACCAGGACTTCGACTCGGCACTGGCCCACGCCCTGCGCTGCGGCGAGCTCCTGGACGAGGCCAAGATCAGCAATCCGGTCTACGCCCCGTGGTGGCTGCACGCGGCCAGCCTGCTGGCGCGGCTGGGCCGGTCCGGCGAGGCCGCCGGGCTGGTCGAACGCGGTGAGGAGATGGCCGCGGCCTGGGGCACCGGCCGGGCGAAGGGGCTCGCGCTGATGGCCAAGGGCACGATCACCCGCGGCCCGCGGGCGTTGGACGCGCTCACCGAGGCCGCCGAGGTGCTGGCCGGCACCCCGGCGAAATCCGACCACGCGCGGGCCGAAGCCCTCCTCGGCATGGCGCTGCTGCGGGCCGACGACGCGGTGGCGGCGCGCGAGCACCTGCGCCGTTCGGTCGACCTTTCGGTCCGCCACGGCGGCTGGGCGTCGGCGACCACCGCGCGGGCCCTGCTGGTCAGCGCCGGCGGCCGGATGTCGCGGGTCACCGACCGGGTCGACCTGCTGACCGGACGGGAGCAGAAGGTGGCCGGGATCGCCGCGCGCGGGGCGAGCAACTCCGAGATCGCCGACACGCTTTCGGTCACCCTGCGCACCGTGGAGGTCCACCTGACCAGCGTCTACCGCAAGCTCGGCGTGGTGAACCGCGCCGACCTGGCACCGTTGTTCGGCGCCGCCACCGCGTCGGCGGAAGGCTGA
- a CDS encoding S1 family peptidase, whose protein sequence is MFSHSGRRLSGVLLSLATATLLASPVASAAGANQQSTVHGGDAMYTVSPGPGREPYYCSAGFAIVVKGVRYILTAGHCTEHGLDWKDIGANLDTHFPGTDYGRIRDAGGSGPSSVDLYDGRTQRILRAGIPRVGQAVCRSGMTTKKKCGKVLGLGQTVDYGAGKQVVGTIATDIPVSSGDSGGPLFAGGIGYGVLSGGNSQVSFYQPLPPVLAAYGASLA, encoded by the coding sequence ATGTTCAGCCATTCAGGTCGCAGGCTGTCCGGGGTGCTGCTTTCCTTGGCCACGGCCACCTTGCTGGCCTCTCCGGTCGCCTCGGCGGCCGGCGCGAACCAGCAGTCCACTGTGCACGGTGGCGACGCGATGTACACCGTCTCGCCCGGGCCCGGACGCGAGCCGTACTACTGCTCGGCGGGATTCGCGATCGTCGTCAAGGGCGTCCGGTACATCCTGACGGCCGGGCATTGCACCGAGCACGGGCTCGACTGGAAGGACATCGGCGCAAACCTGGACACCCACTTCCCGGGGACCGACTACGGCCGCATCAGGGACGCCGGCGGCTCCGGGCCCAGCAGCGTCGACCTCTACGACGGCCGGACCCAGCGGATCCTGCGCGCGGGCATTCCGCGGGTGGGGCAGGCGGTCTGCCGCAGCGGCATGACCACGAAGAAGAAGTGCGGCAAGGTGCTCGGCCTGGGCCAGACCGTGGACTACGGCGCCGGCAAGCAGGTGGTCGGCACGATCGCTACCGACATCCCCGTCTCGAGCGGGGACAGCGGCGGCCCGTTGTTCGCCGGCGGCATCGGCTACGGCGTCCTGTCCGGCGGGAACAGCCAGGTCAGCTTCTACCAGCCGCTGCCGCCCGTGCTCGCCGCGTACGGCGCCAGCCTGGCCTGA
- a CDS encoding pyridoxal phosphate-dependent decarboxylase family protein: MTDVLAQLRELRAGDLPTHGGHTLAYVYDSGLSEVDEIAAAAYALASSANGLDPTAFPSLLRMENDLVATAAGLLGGDAETVGTVTSGGTESCLLAVLAARDARPGLAAPNMVLPETAHAAFHKAAHLFGVRKVVVPVDPVTFRADPAAMAAAIDESTVLVVASAPSYAHGVVDPVPEIAAAAAARGVRMHVDGCIGAWVLPYLARLGADVPPFDFSVPGVTSLSVDLHKYAYCAKGVSVLLHANAGLRRTHYFASADWPGYTMLNPTLQSTRSGGPLAAAWAVVRHLGDEGYLRLAEVTREAVARIREGVAGIDGLRILGDPDSTLIAFTAAGAEFDLFTVADEMKARGWYVQPQFAHGSSPLNLHLTVTAANHGSETEFLADLTASVLAAKAAGPVPVDPDVAAFVAALDPETLTPEQFGGLLAAAGLTGGDRLPDRMAPINALLATAAEPLRERLLLEFLGALYTPGPR, encoded by the coding sequence GTGACCGACGTGCTGGCGCAGCTGCGGGAGCTGCGCGCCGGCGACCTCCCGACCCACGGCGGGCACACGCTCGCGTACGTCTACGACAGCGGTCTGTCCGAAGTGGACGAGATTGCCGCGGCGGCGTACGCGCTGGCCTCTTCGGCGAACGGGCTGGACCCGACCGCGTTCCCGAGCCTGCTGCGGATGGAGAACGACCTGGTCGCCACCGCGGCCGGGCTGCTCGGCGGCGACGCGGAGACGGTCGGCACGGTGACCTCCGGCGGCACCGAGTCCTGCCTGCTGGCGGTCCTCGCCGCGCGCGACGCCCGGCCGGGCCTCGCGGCGCCGAATATGGTCCTGCCGGAGACCGCGCACGCGGCGTTCCACAAGGCGGCCCACCTGTTCGGCGTGCGCAAGGTCGTGGTGCCGGTGGACCCGGTCACGTTCCGCGCGGACCCCGCGGCGATGGCGGCGGCGATCGACGAGTCCACTGTGCTCGTTGTGGCCAGCGCGCCGTCCTATGCGCACGGGGTGGTCGACCCGGTCCCGGAGATCGCGGCCGCGGCCGCCGCGCGCGGGGTCCGGATGCACGTGGACGGCTGCATCGGCGCGTGGGTGCTGCCGTACCTCGCGCGGCTCGGCGCCGACGTGCCGCCATTCGATTTCAGCGTGCCCGGCGTGACCAGCCTCTCGGTGGACCTGCACAAGTACGCGTATTGCGCGAAGGGCGTTTCCGTGCTGCTGCACGCGAACGCCGGGCTGCGGCGGACGCACTACTTCGCCAGCGCGGACTGGCCGGGCTACACGATGCTGAACCCGACGCTGCAGAGCACCCGCTCCGGCGGCCCGCTCGCCGCGGCGTGGGCGGTGGTCCGCCACCTCGGCGACGAGGGCTACCTGCGCCTGGCCGAGGTGACGCGGGAGGCCGTCGCGCGGATCCGCGAGGGCGTCGCCGGGATCGACGGCCTGCGCATCCTCGGCGACCCGGACTCGACCCTGATCGCCTTCACCGCCGCCGGCGCGGAGTTCGACCTGTTCACCGTCGCCGACGAGATGAAGGCGCGGGGCTGGTACGTGCAGCCCCAGTTCGCGCACGGGTCCTCACCGCTGAACCTGCACCTGACCGTGACCGCCGCGAACCACGGCAGCGAGACGGAGTTCCTGGCGGACCTGACCGCCTCGGTGCTCGCGGCCAAGGCGGCCGGACCGGTGCCGGTCGACCCGGACGTGGCCGCGTTTGTCGCCGCCCTCGACCCGGAAACCCTTACCCCGGAACAGTTCGGCGGCCTGCTCGCCGCGGCGGGCCTGACCGGCGGCGACCGCCTGCCCGACCGGATGGCCCCGATCAACGCCCTGCTGGCCACCGCCGCCGAACCCCTGCGTGAGCGGCTGCTGCTGGAGTTCCTGGGCGCGCTGTACACGCCGGGCCCGCGTTAG
- a CDS encoding MFS transporter, which yields MASLPRRTRFRYSLGSFVTGAFGTVPGLLLLPYLTDTMAVPAAVAGVIVFVPKAWDVLFNPVAGRLSDADLVKTGSRRRFLLRGGIGVAILFAALFAHPGFGRPGPDATYVVVVFFLCATAYAFFQVPFNALPAELTESAEERTKLTSVRIGVLAVAILVSGGAAPAITDVLAGVAGYRVMGIVMAVIILAATIGVYTGLKGAPVGSLRPNALSFKQQLRTIAQWRPFKWLMGTYFIQALGVGTVLAAIPYFAQHVLGDPGYRTALFVGFVGPALVTMPLWPRLGRRYGKLNGFRIATGVFTVGLLGIILAQVAPFAVTMVFVALAGVGYAGISVFPLAILPDLITAEEERTGETRAGITAGVWTASETLGLALGPGLFGIVLQLGNYVSSTDATAAQPGSAVTAILLGSSVLPAVLVALAGPLLRRKVLEPKPAAQP from the coding sequence TTGGCGTCGCTGCCCCGCCGGACGAGATTCCGCTACTCGCTCGGCTCGTTCGTCACCGGCGCCTTCGGCACGGTGCCCGGACTGCTCCTCCTGCCGTACCTGACCGACACCATGGCCGTGCCCGCCGCGGTGGCCGGCGTGATCGTGTTCGTGCCCAAGGCCTGGGACGTGCTGTTCAACCCGGTGGCCGGACGGCTGTCGGACGCGGACCTGGTGAAGACCGGCAGCCGGCGGCGGTTCCTGCTGCGCGGCGGCATCGGCGTGGCGATCCTGTTCGCCGCGCTGTTCGCCCACCCCGGCTTCGGCAGACCGGGCCCGGACGCGACGTACGTGGTGGTCGTGTTCTTCCTGTGCGCCACCGCGTACGCGTTCTTCCAGGTGCCGTTCAACGCGCTGCCCGCGGAGCTGACCGAATCGGCCGAGGAGCGCACGAAGCTCACCAGCGTGCGGATCGGCGTGCTCGCCGTCGCCATCCTCGTCTCGGGCGGCGCGGCGCCGGCCATCACCGACGTGCTCGCCGGGGTCGCGGGCTACCGCGTGATGGGCATCGTGATGGCGGTGATCATCCTGGCCGCCACGATCGGCGTCTACACCGGCCTGAAGGGGGCGCCGGTCGGCTCGCTGCGGCCGAACGCGCTCAGCTTCAAGCAGCAGCTGCGCACCATCGCGCAGTGGCGGCCGTTCAAGTGGCTGATGGGCACCTACTTCATCCAGGCGCTCGGCGTCGGCACGGTGCTGGCGGCGATCCCGTATTTCGCGCAGCACGTGCTCGGCGACCCGGGCTACCGCACCGCGCTGTTCGTCGGGTTCGTCGGCCCGGCGCTGGTGACCATGCCGCTGTGGCCGCGGCTGGGCCGCCGCTACGGCAAGCTCAACGGCTTCCGGATCGCCACCGGGGTGTTCACCGTGGGGCTGCTCGGGATCATCCTCGCCCAGGTGGCGCCGTTCGCCGTCACCATGGTCTTCGTCGCGCTCGCCGGAGTGGGCTACGCCGGGATCTCGGTGTTCCCGCTGGCGATCCTGCCGGACCTGATCACCGCCGAGGAGGAGCGCACGGGGGAGACCCGCGCGGGCATCACGGCCGGGGTGTGGACCGCGTCGGAGACGCTCGGGCTGGCGCTGGGCCCCGGGCTGTTCGGGATCGTGCTGCAGCTGGGCAATTACGTGTCCAGCACCGATGCCACGGCCGCGCAGCCGGGCTCGGCGGTTACCGCGATCCTGCTCGGGTCGTCGGTGCTGCCGGCCGTGCTGGTCGCGCTCGCCGGCCCGCTGCTGCGCCGCAAGGTGCTGGAGCCGAAGCCGGCCGCGCAGCCGTGA